GCGATCGCCGGAGTCGTTCTCGCCGTCGTCGCCCTCGTCATCGCACACCTCCGCGGAACCGGCCTCTCGCCCCTCCGCGACCCGGTGAGCGCCTACGGCATCTCTGAAGCGGCACCGCTGTATCGACTGCAGACGATCGGAACGGCGGTGGCCGCCTCGGCGCTCGCCGCCGCGGTGGCCCTCTCGGATCTCTCCTCGTCGCTGCCCGCCATCCTCGCGCTGTCTGTGCTCGCCATCGCACGGGCGCTGATCAGCTGGGTGCCTATGGATGCCGCGGGCAGCCCGCGCACCGCAACAGGGCGTGCTCACAACCTCCTCGCGTTCGGCGCATTCGCCGCCGCGTCGGTGGGCGGCTTCATGGTGGGCATCGCGTTCGAGAACTCTCCCGGTCTCGAGGCTTTCGGTGCCACCACTGCCAGCCTCGGCTGGATCATGACGATCGCGAGCGCTCTGACGATCGCGTCGGCGATCATCGCAACGTTGCGTCCCATCTTCGGGCTGGCCGAGCGCCTCATCTACGGGGGGATGCTCACCTGGCTCGCTGTGACTGCCGCTGCGTTCCTCACGCTCTGACGGAGTGAGGGGTCAACACCGGGCCGGTCAGCGAGTTACCGATGCCTGCGTCGGCCGGTACCGCACGACCGTCGCCCCTGATCGGAATTCGCGCCGGTCCACGAGCTCCAGCTCGATGCGCTCGCGGAGACCCGCGAGCAGCGTCGGGCCGTGTCCCGCGAGGATCGGCTGGACGACGAACTCGTACTCGTCGATCAGTCCGAGATCCGCGAGTGCCAGCGGGAGCGTCACACCGCCCACCCACAGTCGGCCGCCCGGTTCCTGCTTCAGCCGGCGCACCGTGTCGCCGAGGTCGCCGTGGACCAGCTCGGCGTTCCAGTCGACCGTGCGCAGCGTGCTCGAAACGACGTACTTCTTCGCCCGGTCGATGTTCTCCGCGAACGTCGTCTCCCACTCCTCCATCCAGTCAGGCCAGAGGCCCGTGGCCGGCCTGCGCCAGGCGGACTCCATCATCTCGTAGGTCACCCGGCCGAACAGGAGGGCGCCCGCCTCCGCCATCTCGTCTGCCCAGTACTGCATCGACTCCGCGTCGGGAGGGAGACCTGCCTCGTGGTGGCAGCATCCGTCGAGCGTGACGTTGATCGAGTATCGAAGTGGTCTCATCGCGTTGCTCCCTCTTGGTGCGCTCGATGCTACGACCAAAGTGGTGCGGGAGCCACGAAAAAGGGCCCGCCATACGGCGGACCCTTCTTCGTCTCCGGTCGGGATGACAGGATTTGAACCTGCGACCCCTTGACCCCCAGTCAAGTGCGCTACCAAGCTGCGCCACATCCCGGAGCTGGCCGCTTGCGCGGACAACTCCACTATCCTACCCGGTCGATGGAACCGCCGCGAACGCACGCGCCATTGAGCGTGTCCGCACCCGGGAGTACGGTCTCGGCATGCCTGAGATCACGATCGAGCCCGCGACATCGTCACGCTTCGACGATGCAGAATCCGCTTTGAACGGAGGGGGTGACGGGCGCGCATGTCAGTGCCAGTGGTGGATGCTGACGAATCGCGGGTTCGATGAGTTGTCGGTCCCCGAGCGCACGGCACTTCTTCACGAGGAAACGAGGAACTCCCCTGCGCCGGGACTCGTCGCCTACGTCGACGGAGTGGCTGCCGGATGGGTGCGCGTGGGGCCGCGGACACGACAGCCACGGCTCTCACGCACGCGCGCGTACGCGTCCGGGTCCGCGGAGGACTGGAGCGATGACGCCGTCTGGGCCGTGTCGTGCTTTTCTGTGCGAAAGGAGCACAGGGGCCAGGGGCTGAACAGCGCGCTGCTGTCAGCCGCCGTCGAATTCGCACGCGACAACGGTGCCCGCGTGGTCGAGGCTTACCCGATCGACCTCGCAGCGCGCCCTGGCACGTCATCGAACGAGCTCTACCATGGCGCCCTCTCGACGTTCCTCGCCGCGGGATTCCGTGAAGTCGCCCGCCCGAAGCCGCATGTCGCCGTCGTGAGTCTCGATGTGGGGCACGAGGCTCAGCTCGGTCTCACGCCCTGACGGCAGACGCACGCTCTCGCCTCGTGGCATCCGTCTCGATGACGATGACGACACCGATCAGGAGCATGGCCGCCACGACGTACTCGCCGACGGGAAGCAGGCCCGCGCCCGCGATCAGGGCGGCACTCGCGAGAACGATCGCCGACGCCCATCCGGCGATCTGGGTCCGGAGCAGGATGAGCCACGCACTCGCGACCACGACCGCGATCGGGACGGTCAGCGAGAGACCTGCAACCTCGGGCGAGACCTCAGCGTGCCCGAGGATCTCGTCGAGCTCGACTTCGACGCCCGCTGAGACCGCTCCGACGGCCGCGAAGATCACGTAGTGCAGATAGCCGAAACCGAACCCGTCGCGCACTCCCCGCAGCCTCCCGTGTTGCTCGCGCGCGAAGTACACCCACCAGATGCCCGCCGTCACGATGAGCCCCGAGGCGGCGAGCGACAGCAGTTCCGGGACGTGCTCGCCTTCCCCCAGCGCGTCGATGATCGCGTTGGCGGATGCCAGCAAGCTCTCGCCGAGAAGCAGGAGCGTGAACAATCCGAACCGTTCGGCGATGTGATGCGGATGCCAGCTGGTCCGCTGCGCCGTCTCACCCCACACGGGCACGAGCAGTTCTGCGGCGACGAGGACGAAGAAGCTCCAGAACTGCGCGCCTCCCTCGAGCAGATACATGCGGGCGACCCAGAACACCTGCACGACAGAGATTCCGATTGCGAAGCGCATCGCGGCGCGACGCATCGACGGATCGGATGCCGCAGCCCTCAGCCACTGCGCGACGAGCGCGAGCCTCATGATGACGTAGCCCCAGGTCACGACGAGGAAGTCGAAGTCGACCATCGCCGCGTGCACACCCGCTGCCAGAACGAGCACCCCGGCCATCTGGACGATCGTGAGGACGCGGTAGAGCCAGTCATCCGTATCGAAGGCCGACGCGAACCACGTGAAATTCATCCACGCCCACCAGATGGCGAAGAACACCATGAGGTACGACAGGACTCCCTGCCCGACATGGTCATCGCTGATGAGGTGGTGGAGGTTCTGCGAGGCCTGCGACACGGCGACAACGAACACGAGGTCGAAGAGCAGCTCGAGAGGCGTCGCCACCCGATGACGCTCACCCGTGTCGCGGGCGGTCATTCGCCGGAGACCGAGCCGACTGATCACGTCTGTCATGCGACGATTATGTCGGCGCGACCGACGACACGGAGGATCATGGCTCGGCTTCGAATCGGCATCACCCGCGAAACGACGTTGCCGGACGCCGAAGCGATCTTCCTGAGGGGAGCCCGATGACGCGGGTGGATGCATGGCTCTGGGCGGTGCGCGTGTACAAGACCCGCAGTATCGCCACGACCGCGTGCCGTGCGGGACACGTGCGCGTCAACGGCGAGCGTGCGAAGGCGGCGCAGCCGGTCAAGCCCGGCGACGAGATCAGAGTGCGCATCTCGGGATTCGACCGCATCCTGGTCGTGAAGCAGACGATCGCCAAGCGCGTCGGCGCGGCGGTCGTGGGCGAGTCGGTCGACGAGCGGACTCCGCCGCGAGACCCCACCCCGATCATGGCTCAACGCGATCGCGGTGCCGGGAGACCCACCAAACGGGAGCGTCGCGACATCGATCGCCTGCGCGGCCGAGACGCCTAGAGCTGATCGAGCAGCCACCGGGCGCCGCGCACCGACGCACCGGCATCCGCCGCGCGCTGACTCAACTCGCGGTCGCTCGTGACGACGATGACCGTCCTCCCGTGGTCGACGAGATCGCGTGCTGTCGCAGCGATCGTGTCATCGCCCTCACCGGGTGCGCGGACGACGTGGATCTCGTCCCGCGCCGCCACGTCGCGGGCTGCGCCCTCGACCACGACGGACCACTCGGGGAACCAGACGTCCTCCGCCAGCCCGAGCTCCTGAGCGCGCACTCCCCTTTCAGCGAGTCCTGCGACACGCTCGAGCAGGCGCGTCGCCGCACCGGGGCGGTCGCGCCACCACCCGTCGGGCACGGAGCCCACGACGTTCGCGGCATCCACGACGATCGCTGGTCGCACCGACAAAGCGGCACGCAGGACGCGCCAAGATGATGCGAAGCCGGGATGCAGCGGGAGCTCGTCGACCTCGTCGATCGGGACCCACGCCAGCTCGTGGCTCTCACGATCGGTGATGACCGCCTCGAAGGGTTCGACGACGTCTGCAACGAGCGTCGTGTAGGACCAGTAGCCCAGGTCGAGGACGCTCAGCAGCCGCGGGCGCGTCGCTCCGTCGGGTACGCCCGCTTCTTCCTGCGCCTCCCGGAGAGCCGCATCGACGGCGGATTCGCCCTCGTGACGGGCTCCGCCCGGAAGCGCCCACGTGTCGCCGAAGTGACTCCACGACACGCGGTGCTGGAGCAGCACGCCGAGAGCGGGATCGATCGCGAGCAGTCCCGCGGCACCGAAGCGTCCCCAGTACTGCTCACCTGTCGGAGCAACGACCCACGCGTCGCCGGGGTCACGCGGACCGAACGGCAGTCGCGGTTCGTCTGCAGCGGGCGGCTCGATCGTCACCCGACCAGCCTGTCACACGCGGGGCCGGCCCCGTGAGCGGGGTGGCGCCGCGCGTCATCAGCGCTGGCGACGCTCGCGAACCCGCATGTTCACGACGATCGGTGTTCCTTCGAAGCCCCAGATCTCGCGGAGGCGGCGCTGGATGAACCGTCGGTACCCGGGGTCGAGGAAGCCCGTCGTGAACAGCACGAAGGTCGGCGGCCGCGTCGAGGCCTGCGTGCCGAAGAGGATGCGCGGCTGCTTGCCGCCACGAACAGGGTGAGGATGCTCCGCGACGAGCTCCGAGAGGAACGCGTTGAACTTGCCGGTCGGGATCCGCTGATCCCACGAGTCCAGCGCCGTCTCGAGCGCCGGAACGAGCTTGTCGAGATGGCGTCCCGTGCGTGCGGAGATGTTGACGCGCGGCGCCCACGCGACGTGCGCGAGATCCTGTTCGATCTCTCGTTCGAGGTACCGGCGACGATCGATGTTCTCCATGTCGTCGTCGTTGAGGCGATCCCACTTGTTGAACGCTAGAACGAGCGCGCGGCCGGACTCCAGCACGAGGTCGATGATGCGGATGTCCTGCTCGCTGAGCGTCTCCGACACGTCGAGGACGACGACAGCGACTTCGGCCTTCTCGAGCGCCGCCGAGGTGCGCAGGGACGCATAGAAGTCGGCGCCCTGCTGCAGGTGGACGCGACGACGGATGCCGGCCGTGTCGACGAACCGCCAGAGCCGCCCGCCGAGGTCGACGATCTCGTCGACCGGGTCGCGTGTGGTGCCCGCGAGCTCGTTGACGACGACGCGCTCCTCCCCCGCTGCCTTGTTGAGGAGCGAGGACTTGCCGACGTTGGGGCGACCGAGAATCGCAACGCGGCGGGGCCCGCCGATCTCCTGCTTCCCCGACGCCGAAACCTCGGGGAGAACCTTCATGATCGCGTCGAGGAGGTCGGCGACACCGCGCCCGTGGATCGCCGAGACGGGATGGGGTTCGCCGAGGCCGAGGTTCCACAGGGCGGCCGCTTCGGGCTCCTGACGGGGGTCGTCGATCTTGTTCGCGACGAGGAAGATCGGCTTGCCGCTCTTGCGCAGAAGACGCACGACGTGCTCGTCGGTCGATGTCGCGCCCACCATCGCGTCCACGACGAACAGGACGACATCGGCGAGGTCGATAGCGACCTCGGCCTGGGCTGCCACCGACCGGTC
This genomic stretch from Microbacterium sp. SLBN-146 harbors:
- a CDS encoding DUF998 domain-containing protein, with the protein product MPLAIIAIAGVVLAVVALVIAHLRGTGLSPLRDPVSAYGISEAAPLYRLQTIGTAVAASALAAAVALSDLSSSLPAILALSVLAIARALISWVPMDAAGSPRTATGRAHNLLAFGAFAAASVGGFMVGIAFENSPGLEAFGATTASLGWIMTIASALTIASAIIATLRPIFGLAERLIYGGMLTWLAVTAAAFLTL
- a CDS encoding dihydrofolate reductase family protein codes for the protein MRPLRYSINVTLDGCCHHEAGLPPDAESMQYWADEMAEAGALLFGRVTYEMMESAWRRPATGLWPDWMEEWETTFAENIDRAKKYVVSSTLRTVDWNAELVHGDLGDTVRRLKQEPGGRLWVGGVTLPLALADLGLIDEYEFVVQPILAGHGPTLLAGLRERIELELVDRREFRSGATVVRYRPTQASVTR
- a CDS encoding GNAT family N-acetyltransferase → MPEITIEPATSSRFDDAESALNGGGDGRACQCQWWMLTNRGFDELSVPERTALLHEETRNSPAPGLVAYVDGVAAGWVRVGPRTRQPRLSRTRAYASGSAEDWSDDAVWAVSCFSVRKEHRGQGLNSALLSAAVEFARDNGARVVEAYPIDLAARPGTSSNELYHGALSTFLAAGFREVARPKPHVAVVSLDVGHEAQLGLTP
- a CDS encoding low temperature requirement protein A; this translates as MTDVISRLGLRRMTARDTGERHRVATPLELLFDLVFVVAVSQASQNLHHLISDDHVGQGVLSYLMVFFAIWWAWMNFTWFASAFDTDDWLYRVLTIVQMAGVLVLAAGVHAAMVDFDFLVVTWGYVIMRLALVAQWLRAAASDPSMRRAAMRFAIGISVVQVFWVARMYLLEGGAQFWSFFVLVAAELLVPVWGETAQRTSWHPHHIAERFGLFTLLLLGESLLASANAIIDALGEGEHVPELLSLAASGLIVTAGIWWVYFAREQHGRLRGVRDGFGFGYLHYVIFAAVGAVSAGVEVELDEILGHAEVSPEVAGLSLTVPIAVVVASAWLILLRTQIAGWASAIVLASAALIAGAGLLPVGEYVVAAMLLIGVVIVIETDATRRERASAVRA
- a CDS encoding RNA-binding S4 domain-containing protein, with product MTRVDAWLWAVRVYKTRSIATTACRAGHVRVNGERAKAAQPVKPGDEIRVRISGFDRILVVKQTIAKRVGAAVVGESVDERTPPRDPTPIMAQRDRGAGRPTKRERRDIDRLRGRDA
- a CDS encoding NUDIX hydrolase, producing MTIEPPAADEPRLPFGPRDPGDAWVVAPTGEQYWGRFGAAGLLAIDPALGVLLQHRVSWSHFGDTWALPGGARHEGESAVDAALREAQEEAGVPDGATRPRLLSVLDLGYWSYTTLVADVVEPFEAVITDRESHELAWVPIDEVDELPLHPGFASSWRVLRAALSVRPAIVVDAANVVGSVPDGWWRDRPGAATRLLERVAGLAERGVRAQELGLAEDVWFPEWSVVVEGAARDVAARDEIHVVRAPGEGDDTIAATARDLVDHGRTVIVVTSDRELSQRAADAGASVRGARWLLDQL
- the der gene encoding ribosome biogenesis GTPase Der, with translation MSDQEFEAGPDNLEETLADLDEELAEQRAAALRASLTDYELDDEDAALLAGVELGEDGIQFLPALPVVAIVGRPNVGKSALVNRILGRREAVVEDTPGVTRDRVTYKAEWLDRRFSLVDTGGWEPDARGIDRSVAAQAEVAIDLADVVLFVVDAMVGATSTDEHVVRLLRKSGKPIFLVANKIDDPRQEPEAAALWNLGLGEPHPVSAIHGRGVADLLDAIMKVLPEVSASGKQEIGGPRRVAILGRPNVGKSSLLNKAAGEERVVVNELAGTTRDPVDEIVDLGGRLWRFVDTAGIRRRVHLQQGADFYASLRTSAALEKAEVAVVVLDVSETLSEQDIRIIDLVLESGRALVLAFNKWDRLNDDDMENIDRRRYLEREIEQDLAHVAWAPRVNISARTGRHLDKLVPALETALDSWDQRIPTGKFNAFLSELVAEHPHPVRGGKQPRILFGTQASTRPPTFVLFTTGFLDPGYRRFIQRRLREIWGFEGTPIVVNMRVRERRQR